In Streptomyces sp. DG2A-72, one genomic interval encodes:
- a CDS encoding ROK family protein yields MAGRSQASAGELLELVRSGRATTRGALQQVTGLSRATVGQRLDRLFRAGWLREGAGGPVESPLGGRPSITLEFDDGHAVVLAADLDTRHARAAVLSLSGEILAEHSGTLVVEDGPDAVLGDLGHWFAELLEKAGHRADEVCGIGLAVPGPVDSDTGRVVQPPIMPGWDGYDIRGRLARAFTEHTGAAPVPVLVDNDANLMAYGEQRTGHPDCSAFVLVKVSTGIGAGVVVDGSVYRGIDGGAGDLGHIRVGAEALCRCGSYGCLAAVASGGAVARRLAETGVPAASGSDVRDLLAAGHPEAAALAREAGRAVGDVLATVVTLLNPGVLMIAGDLAGTPFLTGVRELLYQRALPRSTAHLEVVTSRLGERAGLVGAGALVVEYLYAPERVEERLLALGV; encoded by the coding sequence ATGGCCGGTCGGAGTCAGGCGAGCGCCGGAGAGCTGCTGGAGCTGGTGCGCAGCGGCCGTGCGACGACCCGTGGTGCACTCCAACAGGTGACGGGTCTCTCACGCGCGACCGTCGGTCAGCGTCTCGACCGCCTCTTCCGCGCGGGCTGGCTGCGCGAGGGCGCCGGCGGCCCGGTCGAGTCCCCGCTCGGCGGGCGCCCCTCGATCACCCTCGAATTCGACGACGGGCACGCCGTCGTCCTCGCCGCCGACCTGGACACCCGGCACGCCCGCGCCGCCGTCCTCTCGCTCAGCGGCGAGATCCTCGCCGAGCACTCCGGCACGCTGGTCGTCGAGGACGGCCCGGACGCCGTACTCGGCGACCTCGGCCACTGGTTCGCCGAGCTGTTGGAGAAGGCTGGTCACCGGGCCGACGAGGTCTGCGGCATCGGGCTCGCGGTGCCCGGCCCCGTCGACAGCGACACCGGCCGCGTCGTCCAGCCGCCGATCATGCCCGGCTGGGACGGCTACGACATACGGGGCCGCCTCGCCAGAGCCTTCACCGAGCACACGGGCGCCGCGCCCGTCCCCGTCCTCGTCGACAACGACGCGAACCTCATGGCGTACGGCGAACAGCGCACCGGACACCCGGACTGCTCGGCCTTCGTACTGGTCAAGGTGTCCACCGGTATCGGCGCGGGCGTCGTGGTCGACGGCTCGGTCTACCGGGGCATCGACGGGGGCGCGGGCGACCTCGGGCACATCCGGGTGGGCGCGGAGGCGCTGTGCCGGTGTGGTTCGTACGGCTGTCTGGCCGCCGTCGCCAGCGGCGGCGCCGTGGCCCGGCGGCTGGCGGAGACCGGCGTGCCTGCCGCGTCCGGCTCGGACGTACGGGATCTGCTGGCGGCCGGGCATCCGGAGGCGGCGGCGCTGGCGCGGGAGGCCGGGCGGGCGGTCGGGGACGTACTGGCGACCGTCGTGACGCTGCTGAACCCCGGGGTTCTGATGATCGCCGGGGATTTGGCCGGAACTCCCTTCCTCACCGGCGTACGGGAGCTGCTGTACCAGCGGGCGCTGCCGCGTTCCACCGCCCATCTGGAGGTCGTGACCTCGCGGCTCGGCGAGCGGGCCGGGCTTGTGGGGGCGGGGGCGTTGGTCGTCGAGTACCTGTATGCGCCGGAGCGGGTGGAGGAGCGGTTGCTGGCGCTCGGCGTGTAA